From Methanocalculus natronophilus, one genomic window encodes:
- the metG gene encoding methionine--tRNA ligase has translation MSGKPKLVTCGLPYTNGLCHIGHLRTYVPADCYVRYLRRAGEDVLFICGSDNHGTPIVVSAEEAGTTPRELSERYHTHFKETFERMGVIFDHFGMTDNETNHARTQSIINRLTDAGYVYSEIVSQSYCTSCERFLPDRYVEGDCPHCGKHARGDECDQGCGRHLEPGEIENPTCTTCHTRAEMRQQEHYFFRLSRFQDYLLDYLPNLKGTINARNYAIGWIENELRDWCITRTLEWGVRFPGNEDLVVYVWVDAPIGYISFTEEWAESHNADWTQYWCGDGDVTHFIGSDIIYHHCIFWPALLHAAGYGTPDAVVASGMLKVEDQKFSKSRGYVVWANEDYLDVGLPSDYLRYYLLSYTSHTKELNFSWKAFQERVNNELVNTLGNFIYRSLYFAEAKLGGIPATPPAAEILDEIGKSRETIDEAFRAFEFKSGVDGIMALATFGNNHIQKNAPWKLIKDNREAAEAVIADCLQIVKALCLLIEPVMPDCARRAWEMLGYTTPLTDHTLDECTTQLSGVTLQKAQPLFARIENDQYESLESTFAARVEAAKKREQPEKEEIPTVPVDLFAQLDLRVGRILAADPIKGSKKLLKMRVDIGTEERQVVAGIAQFHDPAQLNGSLVVVVTNLEPATIFGVESRGMILAAGDEAALLIPNRDVPPGTGVR, from the coding sequence ATGAGTGGCAAACCGAAACTGGTCACCTGTGGTCTTCCGTATACCAATGGATTATGCCACATCGGGCACCTGAGGACGTATGTGCCCGCAGACTGCTATGTCCGGTATCTCCGGCGGGCCGGTGAAGATGTCCTCTTTATCTGCGGTTCAGACAACCATGGGACACCGATCGTCGTCTCTGCAGAAGAAGCCGGCACAACCCCCCGTGAACTATCCGAGCGTTACCATACCCATTTTAAGGAAACCTTCGAACGGATGGGTGTCATCTTCGATCACTTCGGGATGACGGACAACGAAACCAACCACGCACGGACACAATCGATCATCAACAGGCTGACCGATGCCGGCTATGTCTACTCGGAGATCGTCAGCCAGAGCTACTGCACCTCCTGTGAACGATTCCTCCCCGATCGGTATGTCGAAGGAGACTGCCCCCACTGCGGCAAACACGCCCGCGGGGATGAATGCGACCAGGGATGCGGCCGACACCTTGAACCAGGCGAGATCGAAAACCCCACCTGCACCACCTGCCATACCAGGGCAGAGATGCGGCAACAGGAGCATTATTTCTTCAGGCTGAGCAGATTCCAGGATTATCTCCTGGATTATCTCCCCAATTTGAAAGGAACGATCAATGCCCGGAACTATGCCATCGGCTGGATCGAGAACGAGCTTCGCGACTGGTGCATCACACGCACCCTGGAGTGGGGTGTCCGCTTCCCTGGAAACGAGGATCTCGTCGTCTATGTCTGGGTTGATGCGCCAATCGGCTACATCTCGTTTACCGAAGAGTGGGCAGAGAGCCACAATGCCGACTGGACGCAGTACTGGTGCGGCGATGGGGACGTGACGCACTTCATCGGATCAGATATCATCTACCACCACTGTATCTTCTGGCCAGCCCTCCTCCATGCGGCAGGGTATGGGACCCCCGATGCCGTCGTCGCATCAGGCATGCTGAAAGTTGAGGACCAGAAATTCTCAAAATCACGCGGCTATGTCGTCTGGGCAAACGAGGATTACCTTGATGTCGGCCTCCCCTCAGACTATCTCCGGTACTATCTCCTCAGCTATACAAGCCACACAAAAGAGCTGAACTTCTCCTGGAAGGCATTCCAGGAACGGGTGAACAACGAACTCGTCAATACCCTTGGAAACTTCATCTACCGGTCACTGTACTTTGCCGAGGCAAAACTTGGCGGTATCCCGGCAACTCCGCCTGCAGCAGAGATTCTTGACGAGATCGGGAAGAGCAGGGAAACAATTGATGAAGCCTTCCGTGCATTTGAGTTCAAATCCGGAGTTGACGGCATCATGGCGCTGGCGACCTTTGGCAACAACCATATCCAGAAGAACGCTCCCTGGAAGCTGATAAAGGACAATAGGGAAGCTGCGGAAGCTGTGATTGCCGACTGCCTGCAGATCGTCAAGGCACTCTGTCTCCTGATCGAACCGGTGATGCCCGACTGCGCCCGGCGGGCCTGGGAGATGCTTGGCTATACAACACCGCTTACTGATCATACCCTTGATGAGTGTACTACTCAACTCTCAGGCGTCACCCTTCAGAAAGCGCAACCGCTCTTTGCACGGATTGAGAATGACCAGTACGAATCTCTTGAATCAACGTTTGCTGCACGGGTAGAGGCGGCAAAGAAGCGGGAACAGCCGGAGAAAGAAGAGATTCCGACAGTGCCAGTCGATCTGTTTGCACAGCTCGATCTCCGGGTGGGCAGAATCCTGGCAGCCGATCCCATCAAAGGCTCAAAAAAGCTGTTGAAGATGAGGGTTGATATCGGCACCGAAGAGCGGCAGGTTGTGGCAGGGATCGCCCAGTTCCACGACCCAGCGCAACTCAATGGATCCCTTGTCGTCGTCGTCACCAACCTCGAGCCGGCAACAATCTTTGGTGTCGAGAGCAGGGGCATGATCCTTGCGGCAGGCGATGAAGCAGCGCTCCTCATCCCGAACCGGGACGTTCCTCCCGGCACAGGGGTCAGGTGA
- a CDS encoding Rpn family recombination-promoting nuclease/putative transposase, with product MNNISDSDHPYKRLFSHKEMMADFITGFLHPDFASACDFQTLKRCNGSYVTDDLREREDDLIWSVRYGDRTLVIYLLIEFQSAPDPTMPVRIMSYMALLWQDLIRTGQISSRGSLPGIIPVVLYNGEIPWTVPDDIGASILMPDPVLRFKPSVPYLVVDELRLSVHHLVEVRNLAASLFGLEQSSGSEDLFRLGRRLNIWMRKNPDLDPLRRDFSLFFENTLKTDEDKPLPNPFCGDIMLQEKVKRWTAELKEEGIAEGVVKERRTLLRRMKAFGMSISEISEVTGLPEEEIRHLI from the coding sequence GTGAACAACATCTCAGATTCAGATCACCCGTATAAACGCCTCTTCAGCCACAAAGAGATGATGGCAGATTTTATTACCGGCTTTCTTCATCCCGACTTTGCCTCAGCCTGCGACTTTCAGACACTGAAGCGGTGCAATGGCAGTTATGTGACCGACGATCTCAGGGAGCGTGAAGATGACCTCATCTGGAGTGTCAGGTATGGTGACCGGACTCTGGTTATCTACCTGTTAATAGAATTTCAGTCAGCACCTGATCCGACAATGCCGGTTCGGATCATGTCATATATGGCACTCCTCTGGCAGGATCTGATCAGAACCGGCCAGATTTCATCCAGGGGATCACTGCCGGGGATCATTCCGGTTGTGCTCTACAATGGTGAGATACCATGGACAGTTCCTGATGATATCGGGGCGAGCATCCTGATGCCGGATCCGGTGCTCAGGTTCAAGCCGTCGGTGCCATACCTGGTGGTTGACGAACTCCGGCTATCGGTCCATCATCTTGTTGAGGTACGAAACCTTGCAGCCAGCCTCTTTGGCCTTGAGCAGTCATCTGGAAGTGAGGATCTCTTCCGGCTTGGGAGACGGCTGAATATTTGGATGAGGAAGAACCCGGATCTCGATCCATTGCGCCGGGATTTCTCATTATTCTTTGAGAATACCTTAAAGACAGATGAAGATAAACCACTACCAAATCCGTTTTGTGGGGATATCATGTTACAAGAAAAGGTCAAAAGATGGACAGCAGAGCTGAAGGAAGAAGGAATAGCCGAAGGGGTTGTTAAGGAGCGCCGTACACTCCTCCGCAGGATGAAGGCATTTGGGATGTCCATCAGTGAGATCTCAGAGGTCACCGGATTGCCGGAAGAGGAGATTCGCCACCTGATCTGA
- a CDS encoding DHH family phosphoesterase — MRWPFGSAGRGEKKQGPTLEERVRERMPEIIHLTHNDLDAAGADAIHRRVYGHDEVFTIFSPVGRFVKNLNTLANIPGRGNIISISDLGYQKGVDEAARRAKKAGWQIIWRDHHRWKQNEIDEIRKYTGELTIDTSTCGCGLVARAIAADDPVSVEIAKVVCDYDLWNHTDPRSAVLGQIGSINKNLRPLRDRLEAGIFSDDWIRTTYHAIETERNLAVAKSIRKTKVREGRFRIAFAPLYNYPSETAAAIRDSFNTDIEVIVSDNGRFSLRSVPPVSHLIAAEFGGGGHPNASGGTFPFTFRDKISFSLLGRTAHFDQFVNVAETLSLKDESR, encoded by the coding sequence ATGAGATGGCCTTTTGGCAGTGCAGGCAGAGGAGAAAAGAAGCAGGGGCCAACCCTTGAGGAGCGGGTGCGGGAACGGATGCCGGAGATCATCCACCTGACGCACAACGACCTTGACGCTGCCGGAGCAGATGCAATCCACAGGCGTGTCTATGGCCATGACGAGGTCTTTACCATCTTCTCGCCGGTCGGCAGGTTTGTCAAAAACCTCAATACGCTGGCAAACATCCCCGGCAGGGGCAATATCATCTCCATCTCGGATCTCGGGTACCAGAAAGGAGTCGACGAGGCTGCCCGCCGCGCAAAAAAAGCCGGCTGGCAGATTATCTGGCGCGACCACCATCGCTGGAAACAGAACGAGATCGACGAGATCAGAAAGTATACCGGGGAACTCACCATCGACACCTCCACCTGCGGTTGCGGGCTTGTCGCCCGGGCAATTGCAGCCGACGATCCGGTATCTGTTGAGATTGCGAAGGTCGTCTGCGACTATGATCTCTGGAACCATACCGATCCGAGATCCGCAGTCCTTGGCCAGATCGGATCCATCAACAAAAACCTCCGGCCGCTCCGGGACCGCCTGGAAGCAGGCATCTTTTCAGACGACTGGATCAGGACAACGTACCACGCCATTGAAACAGAACGAAACCTGGCTGTCGCAAAGAGCATCAGGAAGACAAAAGTCAGGGAAGGGCGGTTTCGAATCGCCTTTGCACCTCTCTACAACTATCCAAGCGAAACAGCAGCTGCCATCCGGGATTCATTTAATACCGATATTGAGGTTATCGTCTCTGACAACGGCCGTTTCTCTCTCAGGTCAGTTCCGCCGGTCTCCCATCTCATCGCCGCCGAGTTTGGCGGCGGAGGCCACCCAAACGCTTCCGGCGGGACATTTCCCTTCACATTCAGGGACAAAATATCCTTCTCCCTCCTTGGGAGGACAGCCCACTTCGATCAGTTCGTGAATGTGGCCGAAACCCTCAGTCTCAAGGATGAAAGCCGGTGA
- the ilvA gene encoding threonine ammonia-lyase: MLTPEDIAAARKRIEPYIHRTPLVYSPTFSTMTGCEVYLKLETLQKAGSFKVRGAVHSILQNREAISKGGVVAASAGNHAQGVAIAAGSAGTRATIVMPAGSSVAKQEATRGYGAEIVLAGRNLEESIRYAGELEKRGLFFIHPYDDPNVIAGAGTIGCEILSDLPGVDYVIVPVGGGGLIAGIATAIKGVQEKTRIIGVQSDASDAAYQAFTFGSREAVSPGRTIADGIAVPVPGRESFTLMKKYVDWMYTVTEEEMIQAILLLLERKHLVVEGAGSAALAFLLSGKAVFPPASRIVLVLSGGNIDLGLLSRVMHQAQLRRDRAMWISVVISDSPGSLARMLGIIADTGGNIMDLIHKRDEKGLHPTEIRVEIEIETRGADHQQRIRSMLAGAGYALR; encoded by the coding sequence ATGCTCACGCCTGAGGATATCGCTGCTGCACGGAAAAGGATAGAACCCTATATTCACAGGACACCGCTTGTCTATTCGCCGACATTTTCCACGATGACCGGGTGCGAGGTGTACCTCAAGCTTGAGACCCTCCAGAAAGCTGGTTCGTTCAAGGTGAGGGGTGCTGTCCATTCGATTCTGCAGAACAGGGAAGCCATCAGTAAAGGCGGCGTGGTTGCTGCATCCGCAGGCAATCATGCACAGGGAGTGGCAATTGCTGCTGGGAGTGCCGGTACCAGGGCAACCATTGTGATGCCTGCTGGATCATCTGTTGCCAAGCAAGAGGCGACACGGGGCTACGGTGCTGAGATCGTCCTTGCAGGGCGAAACCTGGAAGAATCTATCAGGTATGCGGGTGAACTTGAAAAACGAGGCCTCTTTTTTATTCATCCCTATGATGATCCAAATGTAATAGCCGGAGCAGGGACAATCGGGTGTGAGATCCTTTCCGATCTGCCGGGTGTTGATTATGTGATTGTTCCGGTTGGCGGCGGAGGCCTGATTGCTGGTATTGCTACCGCCATCAAAGGAGTTCAGGAGAAGACCCGGATCATCGGTGTCCAGTCAGATGCAAGCGACGCTGCATACCAGGCATTTACCTTTGGCAGCAGGGAGGCGGTCAGCCCCGGCAGGACAATTGCAGATGGGATTGCAGTTCCGGTGCCGGGCAGGGAATCGTTCACCCTGATGAAGAAATATGTTGACTGGATGTATACCGTCACCGAAGAGGAGATGATACAGGCGATACTCCTTCTTCTTGAACGGAAGCACCTGGTCGTGGAAGGGGCGGGCTCGGCGGCACTTGCATTTCTCCTCTCAGGAAAAGCAGTTTTTCCCCCGGCAAGCAGGATTGTGCTGGTGCTCTCGGGAGGCAACATCGATCTCGGGCTCCTCTCCCGGGTGATGCACCAGGCCCAGCTCAGGCGGGATCGGGCGATGTGGATCTCGGTTGTCATCAGCGATTCTCCCGGTTCCCTTGCACGTATGCTTGGAATAATAGCAGATACAGGTGGAAATATTATGGATCTCATCCATAAAAGGGATGAGAAGGGGCTCCACCCGACCGAGATCCGGGTGGAGATCGAGATCGAGACCCGCGGGGCAGATCATCAGCAGAGGATACGATCAATGCTTGCTGGTGCCGGATATGCCCTGAGGTGA
- a CDS encoding HNH endonuclease signature motif containing protein has protein sequence MARKKTPSDSSDFFESLVWDSKANKPKKTSNLTQTKRNKIKNKVMVCEFRGCKNPAQEVHHIDWKRDNNVYSNLIVLCGFCHNNAHGKNPTGEILDKTKLKNTVRNRSKDKADTIKAILKGSS, from the coding sequence ATGGCTCGTAAAAAAACACCTTCTGACTCCTCAGATTTTTTTGAATCTTTGGTATGGGATAGTAAAGCTAATAAGCCTAAAAAAACTTCCAATCTAACCCAAACCAAGAGAAATAAGATAAAAAATAAAGTGATGGTTTGTGAGTTTCGAGGATGTAAAAACCCAGCCCAAGAAGTGCATCACATTGATTGGAAGCGAGATAATAACGTTTATAGCAATTTGATTGTTCTTTGTGGATTTTGCCATAATAATGCACATGGGAAAAATCCTACTGGTGAAATTCTCGATAAAACAAAATTAAAAAACACTGTTCGTAATCGTTCAAAAGATAAAGCGGATACAATCAAAGCGATATTAAAGGGCTCTTCATAA
- a CDS encoding prenyltransferase/squalene oxidase repeat-containing protein: protein MKPMIDTIEQNAKTTRYILNRRCRDGGYCFYRLNEPNVADTFYALASLQMLDALPEDDNATISFLHSFQKEDGSFSNVFVGCRAIAGLIILGDQPQRDPTDWIISSLGPPQDGIRPIESSSRYCQMYLLTDLCRSLAIRATGPVRETIINTILWNVHLEGEAGFQSATLTDTSYALSILVNLGYPLSSIRSSSCIRCFEDPEFGFLVVPGIYPPYLEDIHAGVLVSFLLGYHPAFLRSCEAFIMRCVHQSGGYVRSIFGGSATLEHTYLALDAMRMIGGIRKNNIGCTSYPGTA, encoded by the coding sequence ATGAAGCCGATGATCGACACGATAGAACAAAATGCCAAAACAACCCGCTATATTCTGAATAGGCGGTGCAGAGATGGCGGTTACTGCTTTTATAGGCTGAATGAGCCGAATGTAGCTGATACATTCTATGCTCTCGCCTCGCTTCAGATGCTGGATGCACTTCCGGAAGACGATAACGCGACAATCTCGTTTCTTCACTCATTTCAGAAAGAGGATGGGAGTTTCTCAAATGTGTTTGTCGGGTGCCGGGCAATTGCTGGTCTGATCATCCTTGGGGATCAGCCACAGAGAGATCCAACAGACTGGATCATCTCTTCGCTTGGGCCACCACAAGATGGTATCCGGCCAATCGAATCGTCTTCACGTTACTGTCAGATGTACCTTCTCACAGATTTATGCCGATCTCTTGCTATCAGGGCAACCGGACCGGTTCGTGAAACCATTATCAACACGATCCTTTGGAATGTACATCTGGAGGGGGAGGCCGGGTTCCAATCTGCAACACTGACAGACACCTCCTATGCCCTCTCAATACTTGTGAATCTTGGGTATCCTCTTTCGTCAATTCGCTCCAGTTCCTGTATCAGATGCTTCGAAGACCCGGAATTTGGGTTTCTTGTGGTGCCTGGTATATATCCGCCGTACTTAGAGGATATTCATGCCGGGGTTCTTGTATCCTTCCTGCTTGGATACCACCCGGCATTTCTCAGGAGTTGTGAAGCGTTCATCATGAGGTGTGTTCATCAGAGTGGTGGCTATGTCAGATCCATCTTTGGCGGTTCGGCAACTCTTGAGCATACCTATCTTGCGCTGGATGCGATGAGGATGATTGGGGGGATTCGAAAGAACAATATTGGTTGTACCTCCTATCCGGGAACTGCAT
- a CDS encoding heavy metal translocating P-type ATPase, which yields MDGQNAITADLGISGMHCATCAGTIEKAVGVLDGVSHASVNPASEKLRITFDPNQVTIQSIEDAIKKAGFDPVPEKLTLRISGMTCAMCVQAIEKTLKSLPGVSAASVNLGTGQAHLAFYPDIQTVDSIRQAVRDAGYQATGLEGDDASGLYEEEAARDLRNKLHRSIIGFAVSALLMLLMHLQPPLPLPMPVLLFLITTPFFLYLAYPIVFAAVRSLRHGILDMDVMYSLGIGTAYVASVFGTFGIFLSADFIFFETAVMLTAFLTLGRYLEARAKGKAGEAIRALISLQPKKAIVIREKTEIEVPLEEIVPYDLVVVRPGEAVPVDGVVMDGESHVDESMVTGEPIPVFKSRDATVIGGTISTTGVLTVCATRVGSDTVLARIIRMVGEAQASRPKVQRIADRVVSYFIPVVLSIAVFAFLFWYFIAGSPLLFAVTALIAVLVVACPCALGLATPTAITVGVGRGAELGILIRNGEVLERSGTITTVAIDKTGTLTAGRPVVTDTIPYSCTEEELLSSAASVEKQSLHPLGMAIMHEAERRGAPIQEATGFETFGGLGISGSVNGVPVLIGNRALFDSRSIQIPKSALGAIVRSETDGKTVVLVAMNRGYAGCIAITDPLKPTSAAAVSVFQDMGLQVVMITGDNQHTAQVIGERAGIRRILAGVLPGEKAGEVSRLQEQGEVVAFIGDGINDAPALAQADVGIAISGGTDVAVESGGVVLIHDDLIDAAAAIQLARKVMGRIRGNLFWAFFYNILLIPIAAGLLTPFFGVTFRPEYAGLAMALSSVTIVSLSLLLRGYNPPALQAREIPDQ from the coding sequence ATGGATGGACAAAACGCCATTACCGCTGATCTCGGAATCAGCGGGATGCACTGTGCAACATGTGCAGGAACAATTGAGAAAGCCGTTGGTGTGCTTGATGGCGTCTCTCATGCGTCAGTGAATCCTGCCTCTGAAAAGCTCAGGATCACATTTGATCCCAATCAGGTTACTATACAGTCGATAGAGGATGCAATTAAAAAAGCAGGCTTTGATCCCGTCCCTGAAAAACTCACACTCCGTATCAGCGGCATGACCTGTGCAATGTGTGTACAGGCAATCGAAAAGACCCTGAAATCCCTTCCCGGGGTTTCCGCGGCATCAGTCAATCTCGGGACCGGGCAGGCGCACCTGGCGTTCTATCCAGACATCCAAACAGTTGATTCCATCAGACAAGCAGTTCGTGATGCAGGCTATCAGGCAACCGGCCTTGAAGGGGATGATGCATCCGGGCTTTATGAGGAGGAGGCTGCCCGCGATCTCCGTAATAAACTTCATAGATCCATCATCGGGTTTGCAGTTTCGGCTCTTCTCATGCTCCTGATGCACCTTCAGCCTCCACTTCCCCTTCCCATGCCGGTTCTCCTGTTTCTCATCACAACCCCCTTCTTCCTCTACCTGGCATACCCGATCGTTTTTGCCGCAGTCCGCTCCCTCAGGCATGGTATCCTGGATATGGATGTCATGTACTCCCTTGGTATCGGAACAGCGTATGTAGCCAGTGTCTTTGGCACATTTGGCATCTTTCTCTCAGCAGACTTCATCTTCTTTGAGACAGCAGTCATGCTCACAGCCTTCCTCACCCTTGGCAGGTATCTTGAGGCACGGGCAAAAGGAAAGGCTGGCGAAGCCATCAGGGCGTTAATCAGCCTTCAGCCAAAGAAGGCGATCGTCATCAGGGAGAAGACAGAGATCGAGGTGCCACTGGAGGAGATTGTCCCCTATGATCTCGTCGTTGTCAGGCCGGGAGAGGCGGTACCAGTTGATGGTGTGGTCATGGACGGTGAGAGCCATGTTGATGAATCCATGGTGACTGGAGAGCCCATCCCGGTCTTTAAAAGCAGGGATGCAACCGTTATAGGCGGAACCATCTCGACAACCGGGGTACTGACTGTCTGTGCAACCCGTGTCGGCAGTGATACGGTCCTTGCACGGATTATCAGGATGGTCGGGGAGGCACAGGCAAGCAGGCCAAAAGTCCAGCGTATTGCAGACCGGGTCGTCTCCTACTTCATACCGGTCGTTCTCAGCATTGCAGTTTTTGCCTTTCTCTTCTGGTATTTCATCGCTGGATCGCCTCTCCTCTTTGCCGTGACCGCACTCATTGCTGTGCTGGTTGTTGCCTGCCCCTGTGCTCTTGGTCTTGCCACTCCCACCGCCATCACCGTCGGGGTCGGCCGTGGCGCAGAACTTGGTATCCTGATACGAAATGGCGAGGTACTGGAACGATCAGGGACAATAACAACAGTGGCGATTGATAAAACCGGCACCCTGACCGCAGGCAGGCCGGTGGTGACCGATACCATACCATACTCCTGCACTGAGGAAGAACTCCTCTCATCTGCAGCCTCGGTTGAGAAGCAGTCTCTTCACCCCCTTGGCATGGCAATCATGCACGAAGCAGAACGAAGAGGGGCACCCATCCAGGAGGCCACAGGCTTTGAGACCTTCGGAGGCCTTGGCATCAGCGGCTCTGTCAATGGCGTACCTGTTCTCATCGGCAACAGGGCCCTCTTTGACAGCCGATCCATCCAGATCCCAAAAAGTGCGCTTGGTGCGATTGTCAGGTCCGAAACTGACGGGAAGACTGTTGTACTGGTTGCCATGAATCGCGGGTATGCCGGCTGTATTGCGATCACCGATCCCCTCAAACCGACATCAGCTGCTGCGGTTTCAGTCTTCCAGGATATGGGCCTCCAGGTTGTCATGATCACCGGGGATAACCAGCACACCGCCCAGGTCATCGGGGAGAGGGCAGGTATCAGGCGGATACTTGCAGGTGTGCTTCCGGGAGAGAAGGCTGGCGAGGTATCCAGGCTCCAGGAGCAGGGTGAGGTGGTTGCATTTATCGGGGATGGGATCAATGATGCCCCGGCTCTTGCACAGGCCGATGTCGGGATTGCAATCTCCGGAGGAACAGATGTTGCAGTCGAGAGCGGGGGCGTTGTCCTTATCCATGACGATCTGATCGATGCGGCTGCAGCCATCCAGCTTGCGCGTAAAGTGATGGGACGGATACGGGGCAACCTCTTCTGGGCCTTCTTCTATAACATTCTCCTCATTCCTATCGCAGCAGGTCTCCTCACCCCGTTCTTCGGGGTCACGTTCCGGCCCGAATATGCAGGACTTGCAATGGCTCTCTCCTCTGTCACAATCGTCTCGCTCTCACTCCTCCTGCGAGGGTATAATCCCCCTGCTCTCCAGGCGAGGGAGATACCTGACCAATAA
- a CDS encoding ferritin — protein MIGNKMEDLINNQINAELYSSYLYLSMSAWCTKETWNGFAHWLRLQAQEELEHAMKFYDYLNERGGTVKLAAIDAPKAEWKDPLTLFREVYAHEQKVTQMINTMMAEAIKQKDYASEIMLQWFVSEQVEEEANASEIVAKLEKIGDSTGGLFQLDHHLGKR, from the coding sequence ATGATAGGAAATAAGATGGAAGACCTAATCAACAACCAGATCAATGCGGAACTGTACTCATCGTACCTGTACCTCTCCATGTCTGCATGGTGCACCAAAGAGACATGGAATGGATTTGCCCACTGGCTTCGCCTTCAGGCACAGGAGGAACTTGAGCATGCAATGAAGTTCTATGATTATCTCAACGAGCGTGGAGGAACAGTTAAACTTGCTGCAATAGATGCTCCAAAAGCAGAATGGAAAGATCCGCTTACCCTTTTCAGGGAGGTATATGCCCATGAGCAGAAGGTCACGCAGATGATCAACACGATGATGGCAGAAGCAATCAAACAGAAAGACTATGCCTCGGAGATCATGCTCCAGTGGTTTGTCTCCGAACAGGTTGAGGAAGAGGCAAACGCCTCAGAAATCGTCGCAAAACTTGAGAAGATCGGGGACTCAACCGGCGGGCTCTTCCAACTCGATCACCACCTTGGAAAACGTTGA